A genomic window from Equus asinus isolate D_3611 breed Donkey chromosome 25, EquAss-T2T_v2, whole genome shotgun sequence includes:
- the FCRLA gene encoding Fc receptor-like A isoform X6: MPSSAARFETLQCERPVSTQDGICHIDEDLRGQREADFQLKGYTFSQPFHLIVSYDWLILQSPAKPIFEGDPLVLRCQAWQDWPLAQVTFYRDGSALGPPGPNREFSIAVAKEADSGHYHCSGIFRSPGPGSPETASSVTITVQELFPAPVLRATPSAKPKEGGPVTLSCQTKLPLQRSATRLLFSFYKDGKTVRSTGLSSEFQILKASEAHSGSYWCEAATEDKQVWKQSSKLEIRVQGPSSSAASPTLNSASQKSAAPETTPKEPPKPVPPLSTPSSEDPGFSPPLQVPDPHLYHQMGALLKQLQDMRALLGHLVMELRNLSFHLKLETTKGPAKYE; the protein is encoded by the exons ATGCCCTCCTCAGCTGCCAGATTTGAGACATTACAATGTGAAAGACCTGTCAGCACCCAGGATGGCATCTGCCACATTGATGAAGACTTGAGAGGCCAGAGGGAAGCTGACTTCCAGCTCAAGGGCTACACTTTCAGTCAACCCTTCCATCTGATTGTGTCCTACG ACTGGCTCATCCTCCAAAGTCCAGCCAAGCCCATATTTGAAGGAGACCCATTAGTTCTGCGCTGCCAAGCCTGGCAAGACTGGCCACTGGCCCAGGTCACCTTCTACCGAGATGGCTCAGCCCTGGGTCCCCCTGGACCTAACAGAGAATTCTCCATCGCCGTGGCGAAAGAGGCAGACAGTGGGCACTATCACTGCAGTGGCATCTTCAGGAGTCCTGGTCCTGGGAGCCCAGAAACAGCATCTTCTGTGACTATCACAGTTCAAG AACTGTTTCCAGCACCAGTTCTCAGAGCCACTCCCTCAGCTAAGCCCAAAGAGGGAGGCCCAGTGACCCTGAGCTGTCAGACAAAGCTGCCCCTGCAGAGGTCAGCCACTcgcctcctcttctccttctacaAGGATGGCAAGACAGTGCGCAGCACGGGCCTCTCCTCAGAATTCCAGATCCTCAAAGCTTCAGAGGCACACTCTGGGTCCTACTGGTGTGAAGCGGCCACCGAGGACAAGCAAGTTTGGAAACAGAGCTCCAAGCTGGAGATCAGGGTGCAGG GTCCCTCCAGCTCTGCTGCATCCCCCACCTTGAATTCAGCTTCTCAGAAATCAGCTGCTCCAGAAACTACTCCTAAAGAGCCCCCTAAGCCTGTGCCTCCACTGTCTACCCCTTCTTCTGAGGATCCAGgcttctcccctcctctgcaGGTACCAGACCCCCATCTGTATCACCAAATGGGCGCTCTTCTCAAACAACTGCAAGATATGAGAGCTCTCCTCGGTCACCTGGTCATGGAGTTGAGGAACTTGTCTTTCCACCTGAAGCTTGAGACCACAAAGGGTCCTGCCAAATATGAGTAA
- the FCRLA gene encoding Fc receptor-like A isoform X4 — protein sequence MAGAFYFSLTMLWAAQILLAAGCHAAARFETLQCERPVSTQDGICHIDEDLRGQREADFQLKGYTFSQPFHLIVSYDWLILQSPAKPIFEGDPLVLRCQAWQDWPLAQVTFYRDGSALGPPGPNREFSIAVAKEADSGHYHCSGIFRSPGPGSPETASSVTITVQELFPAPVLRATPSAKPKEGGPVTLSCQTKLPLQRSATRLLFSFYKDGKTVRSTGLSSEFQILKASEAHSGSYWCEAATEDKQVWKQSSKLEIRVQGPSSSAASPTLNSASQKSAAPETTPKEPPKPVPPLSTPSSEDPGFSPPLQVPDPHLYHQMGALLKQLQDMRALLGHLVMELRNLSFHLKLETTKGPAKYE from the exons ATGGCTGGTGCCTTCTACTTTTCTCTTACTATGCTCTGGGCAGCCCAGATACTACTGG CAGCTGGATGTCATGCTG CTGCCAGATTTGAGACATTACAATGTGAAAGACCTGTCAGCACCCAGGATGGCATCTGCCACATTGATGAAGACTTGAGAGGCCAGAGGGAAGCTGACTTCCAGCTCAAGGGCTACACTTTCAGTCAACCCTTCCATCTGATTGTGTCCTACG ACTGGCTCATCCTCCAAAGTCCAGCCAAGCCCATATTTGAAGGAGACCCATTAGTTCTGCGCTGCCAAGCCTGGCAAGACTGGCCACTGGCCCAGGTCACCTTCTACCGAGATGGCTCAGCCCTGGGTCCCCCTGGACCTAACAGAGAATTCTCCATCGCCGTGGCGAAAGAGGCAGACAGTGGGCACTATCACTGCAGTGGCATCTTCAGGAGTCCTGGTCCTGGGAGCCCAGAAACAGCATCTTCTGTGACTATCACAGTTCAAG AACTGTTTCCAGCACCAGTTCTCAGAGCCACTCCCTCAGCTAAGCCCAAAGAGGGAGGCCCAGTGACCCTGAGCTGTCAGACAAAGCTGCCCCTGCAGAGGTCAGCCACTcgcctcctcttctccttctacaAGGATGGCAAGACAGTGCGCAGCACGGGCCTCTCCTCAGAATTCCAGATCCTCAAAGCTTCAGAGGCACACTCTGGGTCCTACTGGTGTGAAGCGGCCACCGAGGACAAGCAAGTTTGGAAACAGAGCTCCAAGCTGGAGATCAGGGTGCAGG GTCCCTCCAGCTCTGCTGCATCCCCCACCTTGAATTCAGCTTCTCAGAAATCAGCTGCTCCAGAAACTACTCCTAAAGAGCCCCCTAAGCCTGTGCCTCCACTGTCTACCCCTTCTTCTGAGGATCCAGgcttctcccctcctctgcaGGTACCAGACCCCCATCTGTATCACCAAATGGGCGCTCTTCTCAAACAACTGCAAGATATGAGAGCTCTCCTCGGTCACCTGGTCATGGAGTTGAGGAACTTGTCTTTCCACCTGAAGCTTGAGACCACAAAGGGTCCTGCCAAATATGAGTAA